One part of the Terrimicrobium sacchariphilum genome encodes these proteins:
- the tpiA gene encoding triose-phosphate isomerase, producing MRKKIIAANWKMNMTIGEAESFLKDFRLEIEEVTGVEIVIAPPFTALPKLSELLGGSQKVRLGAQNFYFEKSGAYTGEISAAMLRDLFVRYVIIGHSERRQIFGETDSFINKKVLAAHASELKPILCVGETLEEREAGKEKQVLETQLRGGLAGVSAEQLVETVIAYEPVWAIGTGKTATSAQAQDAHAHVRAVLAELTDAATADKVRIQYGGSVKPANALELLSQPDIDGALVGGASLEARGFAEIVKAGVPA from the coding sequence ATGCGCAAGAAAATCATCGCAGCCAACTGGAAGATGAACATGACCATCGGAGAAGCTGAGAGCTTCCTGAAGGACTTTCGTCTTGAGATCGAGGAAGTCACCGGAGTGGAGATCGTCATCGCACCTCCCTTCACAGCCCTGCCGAAGCTCTCCGAGCTTCTCGGCGGATCGCAGAAGGTGCGCCTCGGAGCCCAGAATTTCTATTTCGAGAAAAGCGGAGCCTATACGGGCGAGATCAGCGCGGCCATGCTGCGCGACCTCTTCGTTCGCTACGTCATCATCGGCCACAGCGAGCGTCGCCAGATCTTTGGCGAGACCGATTCCTTCATTAACAAGAAGGTGCTCGCCGCCCATGCCTCCGAGCTGAAACCCATCCTCTGCGTCGGTGAGACGTTGGAGGAGCGTGAAGCCGGCAAGGAAAAGCAGGTCCTTGAGACCCAGCTTCGCGGCGGTCTCGCGGGAGTTTCCGCTGAGCAGCTCGTCGAGACCGTGATCGCCTATGAACCCGTGTGGGCCATTGGCACTGGCAAGACGGCGACCTCCGCCCAGGCCCAGGACGCCCACGCCCACGTGCGTGCGGTGTTGGCCGAGCTCACCGATGCCGCCACGGCGGACAAGGTGCGCATCCAGTACGGTGGCAGCGTGAAGCCCGCCAATGCACTGGAGCTTCTCAGCCAGCCCGACATCGACGGCGCTCTCGTCGGCGGTGCGAGCCTGGAGGCTCGGGGCTTTGCCGAGATCGTGAAGGCCGGAGTCCCAGCCTAA
- a CDS encoding alpha/beta hydrolase — protein MNCRRFFPWVLFVAALGFSNGRADSGEAIFAQRSGQQLRLDIFRPSTPPPSAGYPAVLCIHGGGWSQGSRHFSWLAPELVKAGYLVVSPDYRLTNAATFPAQIDDVRDAAAWMLAHAKELQINPQRIGLAGGSAGGHLALLLGLAPSQTYPGSESASLPKNTFKAICALYPPTDLTTIVPFPLRTRVDNLVAKLLGGSVAEKAALARAASPLEYVTADSPPILLIHGEKDRLVPVSQSTVLNEAYQKAGAKSEMILLPDAGHGFPPDKKTETQIADFFARYLGKS, from the coding sequence ATGAATTGCCGAAGGTTTTTCCCTTGGGTTCTTTTTGTCGCCGCCCTTGGCTTTTCGAATGGGCGAGCCGACTCCGGTGAAGCAATTTTCGCCCAACGTTCCGGCCAGCAACTGCGGCTCGATATCTTTCGCCCGTCAACTCCCCCTCCCTCGGCCGGATATCCCGCGGTGCTCTGCATTCACGGTGGCGGATGGAGCCAGGGATCGCGCCACTTCAGCTGGCTCGCCCCGGAACTCGTAAAAGCAGGATATCTCGTGGTCAGCCCGGATTATCGCCTCACAAACGCCGCGACATTTCCCGCACAGATCGACGACGTCCGGGATGCAGCCGCCTGGATGCTCGCCCATGCCAAGGAACTCCAGATCAACCCGCAACGTATTGGCCTGGCAGGAGGTTCGGCTGGAGGTCACCTTGCGCTCTTGCTTGGGCTGGCTCCCTCACAAACCTACCCGGGCAGCGAATCTGCCTCACTGCCAAAAAACACGTTCAAGGCAATCTGTGCACTCTATCCGCCGACCGATCTCACGACCATTGTCCCCTTCCCCCTGCGCACACGCGTCGACAACCTCGTCGCAAAGCTCCTGGGTGGCTCCGTTGCCGAAAAGGCGGCGTTGGCCCGCGCTGCCAGCCCGTTGGAATACGTGACAGCCGACAGCCCGCCCATTCTCCTCATCCACGGCGAAAAAGACCGTCTGGTGCCCGTCTCGCAAAGCACGGTATTGAACGAAGCCTACCAAAAAGCAGGAGCGAAGTCGGAGATGATACTCCTGCCCGATGCCGGGCATGGATTCCCTCCCGACAAAAAAACAGAAACCCAGATAGCAGACTTCTTCGCCCGCTATCTGGGTAAAAGTTAA